One window of Microcoleus vaginatus PCC 9802 genomic DNA carries:
- a CDS encoding type II/IV secretion system protein — translation MTSTSPLRSTSIVSVSQFPPALTKMILSGYVNGEQVKQAQIESQKSGKRLTEVLEALTGQPLPPELLRLYKKQQMFERKIVYGVEAFDPEMSEMSNEQLGVMLDALKISIDICHQGRFLPVAKTETEPAAVLVAMVDPDNLNAIEDLRRILQPHGLALQRRVITPDDYQDITSAYQEDQVKVAAKMAAAEKQRKMDLGEGDFGELSLEEESADQEDLANTLDDAEAAPVIKAVNIILAKALSEKVSDIHVEPQEEFMRIRMRKDGVLQEYFRFPKQVVASITARFKIIANLDIAERRQAQDGRIRRVFEGRTVDFRVNSLPSRYGEKIVLRILDSSSTQLGLGLLISDQETLALVRESASRPFGLILVTGPTGSGKSTTLYSILAERNDPGVNISTAEDPIEYALPGITQCQVIREKDLTFSNILRAFLRQDPDVMLVGETRDKETAKTALEAALTGHLVLTTLHTNDAAGAVARLAEMGVEPFMVSAALLGVLAQRLMRRVCDKCCIPYQPTATELGKYGLSASQEIDLTVYKANTVPVEERKELAEREQLCTKCAGLGYKGRVGVYEFLKNTERLQTLITQGAPTEQIKEAAVEEGMKTLLAYSLQLVREGATTFEEVERVTFTDSGLEAELKAKRKQGLTCKSCRAELKPEMLDCPYCLTPRFVD, via the coding sequence ATGACTAGCACATCCCCGCTTCGCTCCACATCCATAGTTTCTGTGAGCCAATTTCCTCCGGCTCTCACCAAGATGATTCTGTCGGGTTACGTCAACGGCGAGCAAGTGAAGCAAGCTCAAATTGAAAGCCAGAAGTCGGGCAAGCGTTTGACGGAGGTATTAGAAGCACTTACCGGGCAGCCGTTACCCCCAGAATTGCTGCGACTTTACAAGAAGCAGCAGATGTTTGAACGGAAGATAGTCTACGGGGTTGAAGCATTTGACCCGGAGATGAGCGAAATGTCTAACGAGCAACTCGGAGTTATGCTCGACGCGTTGAAGATTTCGATCGACATTTGTCACCAAGGTCGGTTTTTACCCGTAGCGAAGACTGAAACTGAGCCGGCGGCGGTTTTAGTGGCAATGGTAGATCCCGACAACCTCAACGCTATAGAAGATTTGCGGCGGATTTTACAGCCTCACGGCTTGGCTTTGCAGCGACGGGTGATTACGCCAGACGACTATCAGGACATAACTTCTGCCTATCAAGAGGACCAAGTTAAGGTAGCAGCCAAAATGGCAGCAGCCGAAAAGCAGAGAAAGATGGATTTAGGGGAGGGAGATTTTGGCGAACTCTCGCTAGAAGAGGAGAGTGCCGACCAAGAAGACCTAGCTAACACCTTGGACGATGCTGAGGCCGCTCCGGTAATTAAGGCGGTCAATATCATTTTGGCTAAAGCTCTGTCGGAAAAGGTGTCTGACATCCACGTAGAACCTCAAGAAGAGTTCATGCGGATTCGGATGCGGAAAGACGGGGTACTGCAAGAGTATTTCCGGTTTCCCAAGCAGGTAGTCGCATCGATTACCGCTCGTTTCAAGATTATTGCCAACCTGGATATTGCCGAACGCCGACAAGCTCAAGACGGCCGCATCCGCCGGGTATTTGAGGGACGCACGGTCGATTTCCGGGTGAACAGCTTACCTTCGCGGTACGGCGAAAAAATCGTGCTGCGGATTTTGGACAGTTCCAGCACTCAGTTGGGCTTGGGTTTGTTAATCTCCGACCAGGAAACTCTGGCTTTAGTCCGAGAGAGTGCTAGCCGTCCGTTCGGACTGATTTTGGTGACGGGGCCGACGGGTTCGGGCAAGTCAACTACTCTCTACTCAATTCTGGCGGAACGGAACGATCCGGGGGTTAATATTAGTACGGCCGAAGACCCGATCGAATATGCTTTGCCAGGAATTACCCAATGTCAAGTAATTCGGGAAAAAGACTTGACTTTTTCCAACATTCTGCGGGCATTTTTGCGGCAAGACCCTGACGTGATGCTGGTGGGAGAAACGCGGGACAAGGAAACGGCAAAAACGGCTCTGGAAGCTGCTTTGACGGGACACTTGGTGCTGACGACGCTGCACACGAACGACGCGGCCGGGGCGGTCGCGCGTTTGGCCGAAATGGGGGTAGAACCGTTCATGGTTTCGGCCGCTCTGTTGGGCGTGTTGGCTCAGCGTCTGATGCGGCGCGTTTGCGACAAATGCTGCATTCCTTACCAGCCTACTGCCACAGAACTCGGCAAGTACGGTCTGTCGGCTTCTCAAGAAATTGATCTAACTGTTTACAAAGCCAACACTGTACCGGTGGAGGAAAGGAAGGAACTGGCAGAACGCGAGCAACTTTGTACCAAGTGCGCCGGCCTAGGCTACAAAGGACGGGTAGGGGTTTACGAGTTCCTGAAAAATACTGAGCGGCTTCAAACTCTGATCACTCAAGGAGCTCCTACAGAGCAAATTAAGGAAGCAGCAGTAGAAGAAGGGATGAAAACGTTGTTGGCTTACAGCTTGCAGTTGGTGCGGGAAGGCGCGACTACCTTTGAAGAAGTCGAGCGGGTGACGTTTACTGATTCGGGATTGGAGGCTGAACTGAAAGCCAAACGCAAGCAGGGACTTACCTGCAAAAGTTGTCGGGCGGAATTGAAGCCGGAGATGCTGGATTGTCCGTACTGCTTGACGCCACGCTTTGTGGATTGA
- the dnaK gene encoding molecular chaperone DnaK: MGKIIGIDLGTTNSCVAVLEGGKPVVIANSEGGRTTPSIVGFGKAGDRLVGQLAKRQAVTNAVNTVYSIKRFIGRRWDDTEEERSRTPYTCIKGKDDTVNVQIRNKVHTPQEISAMVLQKLKQDAEAYLGQTVTQAVITVPAYFTDAQRQATKDAGTIAGLEVLRIVNEPTAAALSYGLDKQNIEQKILVFDLGGGTFDVSILQLGDGIFEVNATSGNNHLGGDDFDDCIVQWLVEAFRTQEGSDLSQDKMALQRLREAAEKAKIELSNRESTSINLPFISSDEKGPKHLEMELSKAQFEKLVAHLVQATIDPVTQALKDASLTPKDIDRIILVGGSTRIPAVQKAISKYFGGVSPDKSVNPDEAVAVGAAIQAGVLGGEVKDLLLLDVTPLSLGLETLGGVFTKVIERNTTIPTSRSQMYSTAADGQTSVEIHVLQGERALVKDNKSLGKFLLKGIPPAPRGVPQIEVTFEIDANGILKVAAEDKGTGKEQSIQISNTGGLSETEVERMRQEAELYADEDIKRALLVELKNQADSLVYNCGVTLKTNAQLLSDDLKAEAETAAAALRAAMTNPDITVEELTPAIESFKQLLYSLGTAVYDQARSGVAPSGSVGESEMMSEVESSEPEEVKADDDSILLEEELLVAPQAPPEPKPEPKPQPKPQPKPEPKPESKSEPKPERQSKRQSNPQSSPPSNPQSKQKQKVPEPEVDDMNPFL; encoded by the coding sequence ATGGGAAAAATTATTGGAATTGACTTAGGCACGACTAACAGTTGCGTAGCTGTGTTAGAGGGCGGTAAACCCGTCGTGATCGCCAATTCCGAGGGCGGGCGCACAACTCCGAGTATAGTAGGATTTGGCAAGGCGGGCGATCGCTTAGTAGGTCAACTAGCCAAGCGGCAAGCTGTAACTAATGCTGTAAATACTGTCTACAGTATCAAACGATTTATCGGACGGCGGTGGGACGACACGGAAGAAGAACGATCCCGGACTCCCTATACCTGCATAAAAGGCAAAGACGATACCGTTAACGTCCAAATTCGGAACAAGGTTCACACTCCCCAAGAAATCTCGGCAATGGTACTCCAAAAGCTCAAGCAAGATGCTGAAGCTTATTTGGGACAAACTGTTACCCAAGCCGTGATTACAGTGCCAGCCTACTTCACAGACGCCCAGCGGCAAGCTACCAAAGACGCCGGTACGATCGCGGGCCTAGAAGTCCTGCGGATCGTCAACGAACCGACGGCCGCAGCCCTTTCCTACGGGCTGGACAAGCAAAATATAGAACAGAAAATCTTGGTCTTTGACCTGGGTGGCGGTACTTTCGACGTTTCTATCCTGCAACTGGGAGACGGAATTTTTGAAGTCAACGCTACCTCCGGTAACAACCATCTCGGAGGAGATGACTTTGACGACTGCATAGTCCAGTGGCTGGTAGAAGCTTTCCGGACTCAAGAAGGCAGTGACCTGTCACAAGACAAAATGGCCTTGCAGCGCCTTCGAGAAGCGGCGGAAAAAGCGAAAATTGAACTCTCCAACCGGGAATCCACCTCAATCAATCTGCCCTTCATCTCTTCTGACGAGAAAGGGCCGAAGCATTTGGAAATGGAACTCTCCAAAGCTCAGTTTGAAAAACTGGTGGCTCATTTGGTGCAAGCGACGATCGATCCGGTGACTCAAGCCCTCAAAGACGCAAGTTTGACCCCCAAAGACATAGACAGGATTATTTTAGTGGGAGGCTCAACCCGGATTCCGGCAGTTCAAAAGGCAATTAGCAAGTATTTTGGGGGCGTTTCTCCCGATAAATCCGTCAATCCCGACGAAGCTGTAGCGGTAGGCGCGGCAATTCAAGCCGGGGTGTTGGGCGGTGAAGTCAAAGACTTGCTGCTGCTCGATGTGACCCCACTCTCACTGGGACTCGAAACCTTGGGCGGGGTGTTCACCAAAGTAATCGAGCGCAATACAACTATTCCCACCAGCCGATCGCAAATGTACAGCACGGCGGCAGACGGGCAAACCTCGGTAGAAATTCACGTGCTCCAAGGCGAGCGGGCATTGGTTAAAGACAATAAAAGTCTCGGCAAGTTCCTGCTCAAAGGCATTCCCCCAGCTCCCCGTGGCGTACCTCAAATCGAAGTTACCTTTGAAATCGATGCCAATGGCATTCTCAAAGTGGCTGCTGAAGACAAGGGAACCGGAAAAGAACAAAGCATCCAAATTTCCAATACAGGCGGATTGAGCGAAACCGAAGTCGAGCGGATGCGACAAGAAGCCGAACTTTACGCCGACGAAGACATCAAGCGCGCTCTACTCGTCGAACTCAAAAATCAAGCTGACTCCCTCGTCTATAATTGTGGTGTAACTTTAAAAACCAACGCGCAACTGCTGAGCGACGACCTCAAGGCAGAAGCGGAAACAGCCGCAGCAGCCTTGCGGGCAGCGATGACTAACCCCGACATCACAGTCGAGGAACTCACGCCCGCAATCGAATCTTTCAAGCAACTGCTATACTCGCTGGGGACAGCAGTCTACGACCAAGCCCGCAGCGGGGTAGCCCCGTCCGGATCTGTTGGTGAAAGCGAGATGATGTCAGAAGTAGAATCATCAGAACCAGAAGAGGTTAAAGCGGACGACGACAGTATTTTGCTGGAAGAAGAGCTGCTGGTGGCGCCCCAAGCTCCGCCGGAACCAAAGCCGGAACCAAAGCCGCAACCAAAGCCGCAACCAAAGCCGGAACCAAAGCCGGAATCAAAGTCGGAACCAAAGCCGGAACGACAGTCAAAACGACAGTCAAATCCACAGTCAAGTCCACCGTCAAATCCACAGTCAAAACAAAAACAGAAGGTTCCCGAACCAGAAGTTGATGATATGAATCCTTTCCTTTAA
- the dnaJ gene encoding molecular chaperone DnaJ, giving the protein MAGDYYEILGVSRSADKEEIKRAYRRLARKYHPDVNKEPGAEERFKEINRAYEVLSEPETRARFDRFGEAGVSGAGAPGFQDFGDSFADIFESFFQGFQGGVGGQQQQGRRRSGPVRGDDLRLDLRLDFREAVFGGEKELRIKHLETCETCTGTGAKPGTRPQTCSTCTGSGQVRRATRTPFGSFTQVSVCPTCNGTGQVIEDKCETCGGRGQKEVMKKLKITIPAGVDNGTRLRVSNEGDAGKLGGPPGDLYVFLAVNEDPLFKREGTNVSSEVKISYLQAILGCRLEVETVDGPTELLIPSGTQANTVLTLEKKGVPRLGNPVSRGDHLITVSIDIPTKVTAEERELLMQLAKLKGDRTGKGGLEGFLGNLFQK; this is encoded by the coding sequence ATGGCCGGTGATTACTATGAAATATTAGGCGTTTCTCGCAGCGCAGACAAAGAAGAAATTAAGCGTGCTTACCGCCGCCTAGCTCGCAAGTACCATCCAGATGTCAACAAAGAACCCGGTGCCGAGGAGCGGTTTAAAGAAATTAACCGCGCCTACGAGGTACTCTCAGAACCCGAAACCCGCGCCCGTTTCGACCGTTTCGGCGAAGCAGGCGTCAGCGGTGCAGGGGCTCCGGGCTTCCAAGACTTTGGTGACAGTTTTGCCGATATTTTTGAAAGTTTCTTTCAGGGCTTTCAGGGAGGCGTCGGTGGCCAACAACAGCAAGGTCGCAGGCGCAGCGGGCCGGTGCGCGGAGACGATTTGCGACTCGATTTGCGGCTGGACTTTCGCGAAGCAGTGTTTGGTGGGGAAAAAGAACTCCGCATCAAGCATCTAGAAACCTGCGAAACTTGCACCGGGACTGGCGCCAAACCAGGAACCCGACCCCAAACCTGCTCGACTTGTACCGGCAGTGGTCAGGTCCGACGCGCTACCCGCACTCCTTTTGGCAGCTTTACTCAAGTTTCAGTTTGCCCCACTTGCAACGGCACCGGGCAAGTGATTGAGGACAAGTGCGAAACTTGCGGCGGCCGGGGCCAGAAAGAAGTGATGAAAAAGCTGAAAATCACAATTCCGGCTGGGGTGGACAACGGTACTCGCTTGCGCGTTTCCAATGAAGGGGATGCGGGGAAGCTGGGCGGGCCGCCCGGGGATCTTTACGTGTTTTTGGCCGTAAATGAAGACCCGCTATTTAAGCGCGAGGGTACTAACGTTAGCTCGGAAGTTAAGATTAGTTATTTGCAAGCAATTTTGGGGTGCCGGTTGGAAGTGGAAACCGTAGACGGGCCGACGGAATTGTTGATTCCTAGCGGAACTCAGGCGAATACTGTTCTGACTCTTGAGAAAAAAGGGGTGCCTCGGTTGGGAAATCCAGTCAGTCGCGGCGATCATTTGATTACGGTGTCTATTGACATTCCGACTAAGGTGACGGCTGAGGAACGGGAATTGCTGATGCAGCTTGCTAAGCTGAAGGGCGATCGTACCGGTAAAGGGGGCTTGGAAGGGTTTCTGGGTAATTTGTTTCAGAAATAA
- a CDS encoding sulfurtransferase TusA family protein has product MNSTSKIESSKSPDAKIDLRGTPCPLNFVRTKLRLEQMAPGAVLEVWLDAGEPIEQVPDSLKMEGYQILETQFVADEPESGFFSMKVQRPEDKEAG; this is encoded by the coding sequence ATGAATTCAACATCGAAAATTGAAAGTTCCAAATCCCCAGATGCCAAAATCGATCTGCGGGGTACCCCCTGTCCTCTGAATTTTGTTCGCACTAAACTGCGCTTGGAGCAAATGGCACCGGGTGCTGTTTTGGAAGTGTGGCTGGATGCTGGGGAGCCGATCGAACAAGTGCCCGATAGTCTCAAAATGGAAGGCTACCAGATTCTGGAAACGCAATTTGTCGCGGATGAGCCGGAGTCGGGCTTTTTTTCAATGAAAGTGCAGCGCCCAGAAGACAAGGAAGCAGGATGA
- the rsgA gene encoding ribosome small subunit-dependent GTPase A, translating to MSLNSSSIIGTVIAVQANFYQVRLDPAVSIDGKNAPLADSPILLCTRRTRLKKIGQQVMVGDRVVVDEPDWTERRGAISEVFPRQTELNRPPVANADRILLVFALAEPDLDPASLTRFLVKAESTGLEVSLCLNKCDLVTPQELEQWRDRLSGWGYEPMFISVRSGAGVQEAPATGQNEVSASEPPFHDLVENREPSMLSSEDNPQLPNSLKPLHPLNPVHSPLPNLLLDHLQGKITVICGPSGVGKSSLINQLIPALNLRVNTVSGKLGRGRHTTRHVELFELPGGGLLADTPGFNQPALECDPSELGEYFPEARQRLALGSCQFSDCSHRDEPNCVVRGAWERYEYYLQFLEEAIVRQQALQNSSSAESSLKQQTKSDGTQHYEPKLQTKKYRRSSRRLQHQSLQDMCQDLEEL from the coding sequence ATGAGCCTTAATTCGTCCTCGATCATCGGTACTGTAATTGCTGTTCAGGCTAACTTCTACCAAGTGAGGCTAGATCCCGCTGTCTCCATTGACGGGAAAAATGCTCCCCTTGCGGATTCTCCAATTCTCCTGTGCACTCGCCGCACTCGACTGAAAAAAATTGGTCAACAGGTGATGGTGGGCGATCGCGTGGTGGTAGACGAACCGGACTGGACTGAGCGCCGAGGTGCAATTTCTGAAGTCTTCCCGCGCCAAACAGAACTCAACCGCCCGCCTGTAGCTAATGCCGATCGCATTCTCCTCGTTTTTGCCCTCGCCGAACCCGACTTAGATCCCGCATCATTAACTCGGTTTTTAGTCAAGGCAGAATCTACAGGTTTAGAGGTGAGTTTGTGCCTGAACAAATGCGATTTGGTCACGCCCCAAGAGTTGGAACAGTGGCGCGATCGGCTTTCAGGCTGGGGTTACGAACCAATGTTTATTAGCGTCCGCAGCGGTGCAGGAGTTCAGGAAGCCCCCGCTACTGGTCAAAATGAAGTTTCTGCCTCGGAACCGCCTTTCCATGACTTAGTGGAGAACAGAGAGCCATCTATGCTGAGTTCTGAGGATAACCCTCAACTTCCAAATTCGCTCAAGCCGTTACATCCGTTAAACCCCGTACATAGCCCGTTGCCGAACTTGCTTCTAGACCACCTGCAAGGGAAAATAACGGTAATTTGTGGCCCTTCTGGGGTTGGCAAGTCCAGCTTGATCAACCAACTGATCCCGGCCCTGAATCTCCGAGTGAACACTGTTTCCGGCAAACTCGGCCGCGGGCGCCATACGACTCGCCACGTCGAACTATTTGAACTCCCCGGCGGCGGACTTTTGGCCGATACTCCCGGCTTTAATCAGCCGGCTCTCGAATGCGATCCCTCAGAATTAGGGGAATATTTCCCAGAAGCGCGCCAGAGGCTGGCTTTGGGTAGCTGCCAGTTTAGCGACTGTTCGCACCGAGACGAGCCTAACTGTGTCGTGCGGGGCGCTTGGGAGCGCTATGAGTATTACTTGCAGTTTCTCGAAGAGGCGATCGTCCGCCAACAAGCTCTGCAAAACTCCAGCAGCGCCGAATCGAGTTTGAAGCAGCAAACCAAGTCTGATGGTACGCAGCATTACGAACCGAAGCTGCAAACTAAAAAATATCGCCGCTCTTCCCGCCGCCTTCAACACCAGTCACTCCAAGATATGTGTCAAGACTTAGAGGAATTGTGA
- the grpE gene encoding nucleotide exchange factor GrpE, which produces MIDEEKQQDQDPSSTGETTSEGSPMGSENPVASGNSNGSADWELELARAYQSAQGDRTPANASGPTVTGSSTNSPTADAAEPWKKELAQVTEEKEALKTQLQAASAQLEELKNQNLRLAADFENFRRRTQKEKEELDLQARCLTIKPLLPVIDNFERARSHIKPQTDGEMNIHKSYQSVYKQMVDGLKQIGVSPMRPEGEQFDPNLHEALLSEPTDEHEEGTIIQELERGYILGERVLRHAKVKVAAAGLSVVASDENPDSSEG; this is translated from the coding sequence ATGATTGACGAGGAAAAACAGCAAGATCAAGATCCTAGCTCAACTGGGGAAACCACCTCAGAGGGTTCGCCAATGGGAAGTGAAAATCCGGTGGCATCAGGAAACTCGAACGGATCGGCGGATTGGGAGCTCGAACTTGCTCGAGCTTATCAAAGTGCTCAGGGCGATCGCACCCCAGCAAACGCATCGGGGCCTACCGTCACCGGCAGTTCAACAAACAGTCCGACTGCAGACGCGGCGGAGCCTTGGAAGAAGGAACTGGCGCAGGTAACCGAGGAAAAAGAGGCTTTAAAAACTCAGTTGCAAGCCGCATCCGCTCAACTAGAAGAACTGAAAAATCAAAATCTCCGCTTAGCAGCAGATTTTGAAAACTTCCGCAGGCGTACCCAAAAGGAAAAAGAAGAGCTAGATTTACAGGCAAGGTGTCTCACGATCAAACCCCTGTTGCCGGTAATTGACAATTTCGAGCGCGCTCGATCGCACATCAAGCCGCAAACCGATGGCGAAATGAACATTCACAAAAGCTACCAAAGCGTTTACAAGCAAATGGTAGACGGCCTCAAGCAAATCGGGGTTTCTCCGATGCGCCCCGAAGGCGAACAGTTTGACCCCAACCTCCACGAAGCTCTGCTGAGTGAGCCAACTGACGAACACGAGGAAGGAACAATTATCCAAGAACTAGAACGCGGCTACATTCTGGGCGAGCGCGTCTTGCGGCACGCCAAAGTGAAAGTTGCAGCGGCTGGGCTATCTGTGGTAGCCTCAGATGAAAATCCCGATAGTTCAGAAGGTTAA